One window of the Syngnathoides biaculeatus isolate LvHL_M chromosome 11, ASM1980259v1, whole genome shotgun sequence genome contains the following:
- the nr3c1 gene encoding glucocorticoid receptor isoform X1, with protein sequence MDSHQQKVISRMDNSEVNITSRRDDHSGKLVFTQIPAGGSQLKVPPHSASSSPASGILSSIHFMQPGQSNSHNNSPAPVEVIASSITATVSTLQKDPQPMGLTKDQKLLSSSPPNLEEKLQSGGSIAHLTPSSMDSLIGGSDPSFFTMKTEDFSLEKVGHDPTELDHAIEHIGKDMEMSQKFFNDNTLDLLSDFELTGSPSDFYVGDDAFLSTLADDGMLVDVTSEKEIKPITAESTNGSGQLSFSGSNNVGSPDQSSSGISTTLTPTTTLVKKEKDAGFIQLCAQDAIKQEKMSYCQISSTSSPDLPTSSPISICGVSTSGGQSFHFGLDTKPLKDQKSATCQFIPVATVGGPWNRGLAPGPSSGLHQASDSFSATPTYNTSFSSSTSPPEGTTAPSSTQGKSGTHKICLVCSDEASGCHYGVLTCGSCKVFFKRAVEGQHNYLCAGRNDCIIDKIRRKNCPACRFRKCLMAGMNLEARKAKKNRLKGIQSSNPPMVLPPKPAEPQALVPKCMPQLAPTMLSLLKAIEPDTLYSGYDSSLPDTLAYFLTSLNRLGGRQLISAVKWAKALPGFRNLHLDDQMTLLQCSWLFLMSFSLGWRSYQQCNGSILFFAPDLIVNEERMKLPYMADQCEQMMRISSEFVRLQVSLDEYLCMKVLLLLSIVPKDGLKSQAAFDEIRMSYIKELGKAIVKREENSSQNWQRFYQLTKLLDSMHEMVGGLLNFCFYTFVNKSLSVEFPEMLAEIISYQLPKVKAGGVKALLFHQK encoded by the exons ATGGACTCTCATCAACAAAAAGTCATTTCAAGG ATGGACAACAGTGAAGTAAATATAACATCACGGAGAGATGACCATTCAGGTAAACTGGTCTTCACCCAAATCCCAGCTGGGGGTAGTCAATTGAAAGTGCCCCCTCACAGTGCCAGCAGTTCTCCGGCTTCTGGTAttctctcatccatccatttcatgcAGCCTGGACAGTCTAACAGCCACAACAACAGCCCTGCTCCAGTGGAAGTCATCGCGTCCTCCATCACTGCCACGGTTAGCACCTTGCAAAAAGATCCACAACCTATGGGCCTGACCAAAGATCAGAAGCTGCTCTCATCCAGTCCCCCAAACTTAGAGGAGAAGTTGCAGTCTGGTGGCAGTATAGCACACCTAACCCCATCTTCCATGGATTCTCTTATTGGGGGGTCAGATCCTAGCTTTTTCACCATGAAAACTGAGGATTTCTCTCTGGAAAAAGTAGGTCACGATCCTACTGAGCTTGATCACGCCATTGAGCACATTGGCAAAGACATGGAGATGAGCCAGAAATTTTTCAATGATAACACTCTGGATCTGCTCAGTGACTTCGAGCTCACTGGTTCCCCGTCTGATTTTTACGTAGGAGACGACGCTTTCCTTTCCACCCTGGCTGATGACGGGATGCTTGTGGATGTCACCTCAGAAAAGGAAATCAAGCCCATTACCGCTGAAAGCACTAACGGAAGTGGCCAACTTTCTTTCAGTGGCAGTAACAACGTGGGAAGTCCTGACCAGTCCAGCTCAGGCATCTCTACCACCTTAACCCCGACAACCACTTtggtgaagaaagaaaaagatgccGGCTTCATTCAGCTCTGCGCTCAAGATGCGATTAAACAAGAGAAGATGTCTTACTGCCAAATAAGCAGTACCTCATCTCCAGACCTGCCCACGTCTAGTCCCATCTCCATCTGTGGGGTGAGCACCTCGGGAGGTCAGAGTTTCCACTTCGGACTTGATACAAAGCCTCTGAAGGATCAGAAGTCTGCCACCTGTCAGTTTATTCCTGTTGCCACTGTTGGTGGACCCTGGAACAGAGGCCTGGCTCCTGGACCATCGTCAGGCTTGCACCAGGCCTCTGACTCATTCTCAGCCACTCCTACATACAACACCAGCTTTTCCAG CTCGACTTCTCCACCAGAAGGGACCACGGCACCGTCGTCGACCCAAGGAAAGAGTGGCACTCACAAAATCTGCTTGGTGTGCTCAGATGAGGCTTCCGGGTGCCACTATGGTGTGCTCACGTGTGGCAGTTGCAAGGTGTTCTTCAAAAGAGCAGTGGAAG GACAACATAATTACTTATGCGCTGGGAGGAATGACTGCATCATCGATAAGATCAGGAGAAAGAACTGCCCAGCGTGCCGTTTCCGCAAGTGTCTGATGGCGGGGATGAATCTAGAAG CGCGTAAAGCCAAGAAGAATCGTTTAAAAGGTATCCAGTCAAGCAACCCGCCCATGGTGCTACCCCCCAAGCCGGCCGAACCCCAAGCACTTGTCCCCAAGTGTATGCCTCAACTGGCCCCCACCATGCTGTCCCTTTTGAAGGCCATCGAGCCCGACACCCTCTACTCAGGCTACGATAGCTCCTTGCCTGACACACTTGCCTACTTCCTGACCTCCCTGAACAGACTGGGCGGCCGACAGCTGATCTCTGCAGTCAAATGGGCCAAAGCTTTGCCAG GTTTCAGGAACCTCCACCTTGATGACCAGATGACCTTGCTCCAGTGCTCCTGGCTCTTCCTCATGTCTTTCAGCTTGGGTTGGAGGTCTTACCAGCAGTGTAACGGCAGCATCCTCTTTTTTGCTCCTGACCTAATCGTGAACGA GGAGCGAATGAAGCTGCCGTACATGGCCGACCAGTGTGAGCAGATGATGAGGATTAGCAGCGAGTTTGTCCGGCTGCAGGTTTCCCTCGATGAGTACCTGTGCATGAAGGTCCTGCTCCTGCTGAGTATTG TGCCAAAGGACGGCTTGAAGAGTCAGGCGGCTTTCGACGAGATCCGCATGTCGTACATCAAGGAGCTGGGAAAAGCCATTGTGAAGCGCGAGGAGAACTCCAGCCAGAACTGGCAGCGTTTCTACCAGCTCACCAAGCTGCTGGACTCCATGCACGAG ATGGTCGGTGGGCTTCTCAACTTCTGCTTCTACACCTTCGTGAATAAATCGTTGAGCGTGGAGTTCCCTGAGATGCTGGCCGAGATCATCAGCTACCAACTTCCCAAAGTCAAGGCCGGCGGCGTCAAAGCGCTTCTTTTCCACCAGAAATGA
- the LOC133508255 gene encoding BTB/POZ domain-containing protein KCTD16-like isoform X2 — MSENCKPAKEAGSAQSPPSDVIELNVGGQVYYTRHATLTAFPNSLLGKLFSNKKGSSNDLSRDFRGRYFIDRDGFLFRYVLDYLRDKQVVLPDHFPERGRLKREAEYFQLPDLAKLLSSEESKLFPDDCSDMDDASVGSEHRFYPSYSLDQRYGYITVALKVAAGAKEREPDSKSRKLPRIFISSRIALAKEVFGDALNENRDADRPPDRYTCRFYLKFKHPERAFDMLSESGFHIVACNSSSTAASVAHYGEDRLWSNYAQYVFYLELPTFLCGSSISSPYS; from the exons ATGAGCGAAAACTGCAAGCCCGCAAAAGAGGCCGGCTCGGCGCAGAGCCCTCCGTCGGATGTCATCGAGCTGAATGTTGGGGGGCAGGTGTACTACACCCGCCACGCCACTTTAACCGCCTTCCCGAATTCCCTACTCGGGAAGCTGTTCTCCAACAAGAAGGGCTCCTCCAACGACCTGTCCCGGGACTTTCGAGGACGCTACTTCATTGACAGAGATGGCTTTTTGTTTCGCTACGTATTGGATTACTTGCGCGACAAGCAAGTCGTCCTCCCGGACCACTTCCCCGAGAGAGGACGGTTGAAACGCGAGGCGGAATACTTCCAGCTGCCAGATTTAGCCAAACTTTTATCGTCCGAGGAGTCCAAACTCTTCCCGGACGACTGCAGCGATATGGACGACGCGTCCGTTGGCAGCGAGCACAGGTTTTATCCGTCTTACTCTCTAGACCAGCGGTACGGCTACATCACGGTGGCTCTAAAAGTAGCGGCGGGAGCCAAAGAACGCGAGCCCGACTCCAAGAGTCGAAAGTTGCCCAGGATCTTCATCAGCAGCAGGATCGCTTTGGCCAAGGAGGTCTTCGGAGACGCGCTCAACGAGAACAGAGACGCGGACCGACCCCCCGACCGCTACACGTGCAGGTTTTACCTCAAGTTCAAGCACCCGGAGAGGGCGTTTGACATGCTGTCAGAGAGCGGCTTTCACATCGTGGCCTGCAACTCCTCCTCCACCGCCGCCTCTGTCGCTCATTACGGGGAAGACAGGCTCTGGTCCAACTACGCGCAGTACGTCTTCTACC TGGAGCTTCCCACCTTCTTGTGTGGAAGTTCCATTTCTTCCCCGTACTCTTGA
- the nr3c1 gene encoding glucocorticoid receptor isoform X2, producing MTIQPGQSNSHNNSPAPVEVIASSITATVSTLQKDPQPMGLTKDQKLLSSSPPNLEEKLQSGGSIAHLTPSSMDSLIGGSDPSFFTMKTEDFSLEKVGHDPTELDHAIEHIGKDMEMSQKFFNDNTLDLLSDFELTGSPSDFYVGDDAFLSTLADDGMLVDVTSEKEIKPITAESTNGSGQLSFSGSNNVGSPDQSSSGISTTLTPTTTLVKKEKDAGFIQLCAQDAIKQEKMSYCQISSTSSPDLPTSSPISICGVSTSGGQSFHFGLDTKPLKDQKSATCQFIPVATVGGPWNRGLAPGPSSGLHQASDSFSATPTYNTSFSSSTSPPEGTTAPSSTQGKSGTHKICLVCSDEASGCHYGVLTCGSCKVFFKRAVEGQHNYLCAGRNDCIIDKIRRKNCPACRFRKCLMAGMNLEARKAKKNRLKGIQSSNPPMVLPPKPAEPQALVPKCMPQLAPTMLSLLKAIEPDTLYSGYDSSLPDTLAYFLTSLNRLGGRQLISAVKWAKALPGFRNLHLDDQMTLLQCSWLFLMSFSLGWRSYQQCNGSILFFAPDLIVNEERMKLPYMADQCEQMMRISSEFVRLQVSLDEYLCMKVLLLLSIVPKDGLKSQAAFDEIRMSYIKELGKAIVKREENSSQNWQRFYQLTKLLDSMHEMVGGLLNFCFYTFVNKSLSVEFPEMLAEIISYQLPKVKAGGVKALLFHQK from the exons ATGACCATTCAG CCTGGACAGTCTAACAGCCACAACAACAGCCCTGCTCCAGTGGAAGTCATCGCGTCCTCCATCACTGCCACGGTTAGCACCTTGCAAAAAGATCCACAACCTATGGGCCTGACCAAAGATCAGAAGCTGCTCTCATCCAGTCCCCCAAACTTAGAGGAGAAGTTGCAGTCTGGTGGCAGTATAGCACACCTAACCCCATCTTCCATGGATTCTCTTATTGGGGGGTCAGATCCTAGCTTTTTCACCATGAAAACTGAGGATTTCTCTCTGGAAAAAGTAGGTCACGATCCTACTGAGCTTGATCACGCCATTGAGCACATTGGCAAAGACATGGAGATGAGCCAGAAATTTTTCAATGATAACACTCTGGATCTGCTCAGTGACTTCGAGCTCACTGGTTCCCCGTCTGATTTTTACGTAGGAGACGACGCTTTCCTTTCCACCCTGGCTGATGACGGGATGCTTGTGGATGTCACCTCAGAAAAGGAAATCAAGCCCATTACCGCTGAAAGCACTAACGGAAGTGGCCAACTTTCTTTCAGTGGCAGTAACAACGTGGGAAGTCCTGACCAGTCCAGCTCAGGCATCTCTACCACCTTAACCCCGACAACCACTTtggtgaagaaagaaaaagatgccGGCTTCATTCAGCTCTGCGCTCAAGATGCGATTAAACAAGAGAAGATGTCTTACTGCCAAATAAGCAGTACCTCATCTCCAGACCTGCCCACGTCTAGTCCCATCTCCATCTGTGGGGTGAGCACCTCGGGAGGTCAGAGTTTCCACTTCGGACTTGATACAAAGCCTCTGAAGGATCAGAAGTCTGCCACCTGTCAGTTTATTCCTGTTGCCACTGTTGGTGGACCCTGGAACAGAGGCCTGGCTCCTGGACCATCGTCAGGCTTGCACCAGGCCTCTGACTCATTCTCAGCCACTCCTACATACAACACCAGCTTTTCCAG CTCGACTTCTCCACCAGAAGGGACCACGGCACCGTCGTCGACCCAAGGAAAGAGTGGCACTCACAAAATCTGCTTGGTGTGCTCAGATGAGGCTTCCGGGTGCCACTATGGTGTGCTCACGTGTGGCAGTTGCAAGGTGTTCTTCAAAAGAGCAGTGGAAG GACAACATAATTACTTATGCGCTGGGAGGAATGACTGCATCATCGATAAGATCAGGAGAAAGAACTGCCCAGCGTGCCGTTTCCGCAAGTGTCTGATGGCGGGGATGAATCTAGAAG CGCGTAAAGCCAAGAAGAATCGTTTAAAAGGTATCCAGTCAAGCAACCCGCCCATGGTGCTACCCCCCAAGCCGGCCGAACCCCAAGCACTTGTCCCCAAGTGTATGCCTCAACTGGCCCCCACCATGCTGTCCCTTTTGAAGGCCATCGAGCCCGACACCCTCTACTCAGGCTACGATAGCTCCTTGCCTGACACACTTGCCTACTTCCTGACCTCCCTGAACAGACTGGGCGGCCGACAGCTGATCTCTGCAGTCAAATGGGCCAAAGCTTTGCCAG GTTTCAGGAACCTCCACCTTGATGACCAGATGACCTTGCTCCAGTGCTCCTGGCTCTTCCTCATGTCTTTCAGCTTGGGTTGGAGGTCTTACCAGCAGTGTAACGGCAGCATCCTCTTTTTTGCTCCTGACCTAATCGTGAACGA GGAGCGAATGAAGCTGCCGTACATGGCCGACCAGTGTGAGCAGATGATGAGGATTAGCAGCGAGTTTGTCCGGCTGCAGGTTTCCCTCGATGAGTACCTGTGCATGAAGGTCCTGCTCCTGCTGAGTATTG TGCCAAAGGACGGCTTGAAGAGTCAGGCGGCTTTCGACGAGATCCGCATGTCGTACATCAAGGAGCTGGGAAAAGCCATTGTGAAGCGCGAGGAGAACTCCAGCCAGAACTGGCAGCGTTTCTACCAGCTCACCAAGCTGCTGGACTCCATGCACGAG ATGGTCGGTGGGCTTCTCAACTTCTGCTTCTACACCTTCGTGAATAAATCGTTGAGCGTGGAGTTCCCTGAGATGCTGGCCGAGATCATCAGCTACCAACTTCCCAAAGTCAAGGCCGGCGGCGTCAAAGCGCTTCTTTTCCACCAGAAATGA